A single window of Oerskovia paurometabola DNA harbors:
- a CDS encoding DNA gyrase/topoisomerase IV subunit A translates to MARRPSASKAPLDPSEVHEKIIDIDVTTEMEGSFLEYAYSVIYARALPDARDGLKPVQRRILFQMSDMGLRPDRGHVKSARVVGEVMGKLHPHGDTAIYDALVRLAQPFSLRLPLVDGHGNFGSLDDGPAAPRYTEARLASAAMAMTVGLDEDVVDFIPNYDNKLTQPEVLPSAIPNLLVNGAAGIAVGMATNMAPHNLVEVVAAAQHLIKHPTADLEALMRFIPGPDLPGGGKIVGLDGIRDAYRTGRGSFRTRATARIENITAKRKGIVFTELPYLVGPEKVIEKIAEGVKSKKLVGITNATDLTDRAHGLRLVVEIKTGFNPEAVLEQLYKVTPLEDSFGINNVALVDGQPRTLGLRELLQVWVDHRIDVVRRRSSYRLAKRKERLHLVEGLLLAIVDIDEVIQVIRSSDDAETARTRLREVFDLSDPQAEYILELRLRRLTKFSRLELEKEQEALRLEIAQLEEILGDDAKLRAVVSAEMKEVAKVYGTPRRTILLESAGASPTSAQGVLGTISAVPLEVEDTPCWALMSATGLLARTGDATEPGTGGRRHSHDALNGAVLASVRSDVGLVTSKGRVVRLSVLDLPALPPTDGAPSLSGGVPLSEIVSLEAGEKPITIVSLDPDAPTLALGTAGGVVKRVIAGDVPTNRDSWEVISLKEGDAVVGAAPVTDADELVFVSSDASLLHFDASAVRPQGRSAAGMAGIKLAPGQQVTFFGVIDAASRDLMTVVTVAGASDALPGTQAGSGKVTPYELYPGKGRATGGVRAQRFLKGEDTLILAWVGRGPGRAVGSAGQPVELPPVDQRRDGSGAPLDVPITAIGVG, encoded by the coding sequence ATGGCGCGCAGACCGTCCGCCTCGAAAGCCCCGCTCGACCCGAGCGAGGTCCACGAGAAGATCATCGACATCGACGTCACGACGGAGATGGAGGGGTCCTTCCTCGAGTACGCGTACTCGGTCATCTACGCCCGCGCCCTGCCGGACGCGCGCGACGGGCTCAAGCCCGTCCAGCGCCGCATCCTGTTCCAGATGTCCGACATGGGCCTGCGCCCGGACCGCGGGCACGTGAAGTCCGCGCGCGTCGTCGGCGAGGTCATGGGCAAGCTCCACCCCCACGGCGACACCGCGATCTACGACGCCCTGGTGCGCCTGGCCCAGCCGTTCTCGCTGCGCCTGCCGCTCGTCGACGGGCACGGCAACTTCGGGTCGCTCGACGACGGGCCGGCCGCGCCGCGCTACACCGAGGCGCGGCTCGCGAGCGCCGCCATGGCCATGACGGTCGGGCTCGACGAGGACGTCGTCGACTTCATCCCGAACTACGACAACAAGCTGACCCAGCCCGAGGTCCTGCCCTCCGCGATCCCCAACCTGCTCGTCAACGGCGCAGCGGGCATCGCGGTCGGCATGGCGACCAACATGGCGCCGCACAACCTGGTCGAGGTCGTGGCTGCGGCGCAGCACCTCATCAAGCACCCGACCGCAGACCTCGAGGCGCTCATGCGCTTCATCCCCGGGCCGGACCTGCCGGGCGGCGGCAAGATCGTGGGCCTCGACGGCATCCGCGACGCCTACCGCACGGGCCGCGGCTCGTTCCGCACCCGGGCCACCGCACGCATCGAGAACATCACGGCCAAGCGCAAGGGCATCGTCTTCACCGAGCTCCCCTACCTCGTCGGGCCGGAGAAGGTCATCGAGAAGATCGCCGAGGGCGTGAAGTCGAAGAAGCTCGTCGGCATCACCAACGCGACCGACCTGACCGACCGCGCGCACGGGCTGCGCCTCGTCGTCGAGATCAAGACGGGCTTCAACCCCGAGGCCGTGCTCGAGCAGCTGTACAAGGTCACGCCGCTCGAGGACTCGTTCGGCATCAACAACGTCGCGCTCGTCGATGGCCAGCCCCGCACGCTCGGCCTGCGCGAGCTCCTCCAGGTGTGGGTCGACCACCGCATCGACGTCGTCCGTCGTCGCAGCTCCTACCGCCTCGCCAAGCGCAAGGAACGCCTGCACCTGGTCGAGGGTCTGCTGCTCGCGATCGTCGACATCGACGAGGTCATCCAGGTGATCCGGTCGAGCGACGACGCCGAGACGGCGCGCACCCGCCTGCGCGAGGTCTTCGACCTGTCCGACCCGCAGGCCGAGTACATCCTCGAGCTGCGGCTGCGGCGCCTGACCAAGTTCTCGCGCCTCGAGCTCGAGAAGGAGCAGGAGGCGCTGCGCCTGGAGATCGCCCAGCTCGAGGAGATCCTGGGCGACGACGCCAAGCTCCGCGCGGTCGTCTCGGCCGAGATGAAGGAGGTCGCGAAGGTCTACGGGACCCCGCGACGCACCATCCTGCTCGAGTCCGCGGGAGCGTCCCCCACGTCCGCGCAGGGCGTCCTGGGGACCATCTCGGCCGTCCCGCTCGAGGTCGAGGACACCCCGTGCTGGGCGCTGATGTCCGCGACGGGGCTCCTGGCACGCACGGGCGACGCGACGGAGCCGGGCACGGGCGGGCGCCGCCACTCGCACGACGCCCTGAACGGCGCCGTGCTGGCCAGCGTGCGCAGCGACGTGGGGCTCGTGACGAGCAAGGGGCGCGTCGTGCGGCTCTCGGTGCTCGACCTGCCCGCCCTCCCCCCGACCGACGGCGCCCCGAGCCTGTCCGGCGGCGTGCCCCTGAGCGAGATCGTGAGCCTCGAGGCCGGCGAGAAGCCGATCACGATCGTGTCCCTCGACCCCGACGCGCCCACGCTCGCGCTCGGCACCGCGGGCGGCGTCGTCAAGCGCGTCATCGCGGGCGACGTGCCGACCAACCGGGACTCCTGGGAGGTCATCTCCCTCAAGGAGGGCGACGCCGTGGTCGGCGCGGCCCCCGTGACGGACGCGGACGAGCTCGTGTTCGTGAGCTCCGACGCGAGCCTGCTGCACTTCGACGCGTCGGCCGTGCGCCCGCAGGGACGCAGCGCAGCGGGCATGGCGGGCATCAAGCTGGCCCCGGGCCAGCAGGTCACGTTCTTCGGCGTGATCGACGCCGCGAGCCGCGATCTCATGACGGTCGTGACCGTCGCCGGGGCCTCCGACGCGCTACCGGGCACACAGGCCGGCTCGGGCAAGGTCACGCCGTACGAGCTCTACCCCGGCAAGGGTCGCGCGACGGGCGGCGTGCGTGCCCAGCGGTTCCTCAAGGGCGAGGACACGCTCATCCTCGCGTGGGTCGGCCGCGGCCCCGGCCGGGCCGTCGGTTCCGCCGGTCAGCCCGTCGAGCTGCCACCCGTCGACCAGCGCCGCGACGGCTCGGGCGCGCCGCTCGACGTGCCGATCACGGCGATCGGCGTCGGCTGA
- a CDS encoding lysoplasmalogenase produces the protein MVASISRVSHAPVPSTLLRRRPAALAAGAFLLLSAVHLGAHLAGAERLAEVTQWFVMPLLALVVWAATAGGPRSRLVRWTIVALGFSWLGDSAPDLSSGDVSFLTMVGFFLLAQLAYAVAFWPRRGASLLRRPLLLVPYGIALGALVAVCAPHAGALLVPVMVYGVCLTVMAVLSTGVDRVAGVGGAIFLVSDALIALGAFVPGFEVPGPFSSGFWVMLTYLAGQALLVVGILRRDAQDGSAAGISGGSSSVAGGASGARSA, from the coding sequence GTGGTTGCCTCGATCTCGCGCGTCTCGCACGCCCCCGTCCCGTCCACCCTCCTGAGGCGGCGCCCCGCGGCGCTCGCGGCCGGGGCGTTCCTGCTGCTCTCGGCGGTGCACCTCGGGGCGCACCTGGCCGGGGCCGAGCGGCTCGCCGAGGTCACGCAGTGGTTCGTCATGCCGCTGCTCGCGCTGGTCGTGTGGGCGGCGACGGCCGGTGGCCCACGGTCCCGCCTCGTGCGCTGGACGATCGTCGCGCTGGGCTTCTCGTGGCTCGGCGACAGCGCGCCGGACCTGTCGAGCGGGGACGTCTCCTTCCTGACCATGGTCGGGTTCTTCCTGCTCGCCCAGCTCGCGTACGCGGTCGCGTTCTGGCCGCGCCGCGGGGCGAGCCTGCTGCGCCGTCCGCTCCTGCTCGTGCCCTACGGGATCGCGCTCGGGGCCCTGGTCGCGGTGTGCGCCCCGCACGCGGGCGCGCTGCTCGTCCCGGTCATGGTCTACGGCGTGTGCCTGACCGTGATGGCGGTGCTGTCGACCGGCGTCGACCGGGTCGCGGGCGTCGGGGGCGCGATCTTCCTCGTCTCGGACGCGCTCATCGCGCTCGGGGCCTTCGTGCCGGGCTTCGAGGTCCCGGGGCCGTTCTCGTCCGGGTTCTGGGTCATGCTCACCTACCTCGCGGGGCAGGCGCTGCTCGTCGTCGGGATCCTGCGCCGGGACGCACAGGACGGGTCCGCAGCGGGCATCTCCGGCGGGTCGTCGTCCGTCGCCGGCGGGGCGTCGGGCGCGCGGTCGGCCTGA